The genomic DNA ACGCCGCGAACAGGTACGGGACGAGGTAGGCGCCGCCGCCGTTGCGCCCCACGACCGCGGGGAACCGCCAGATGTTGCCCAGCCCGACGGCCGCGCCGACCGTCGCCAGCACGAACCCCAGCCGCGAGGACCACTGCTCTGCCATCGCCGGGGGCTCTCGCCCGGGTGAGAAAAGCGTGCGGGACCAGCTACTCCTCCTCGGTCTCGTCCTCGGGCAGGTTCATCGCCTCGACCAGCCGGTCGGTGACGATGCCCTCGACGAAGCCGACCAGCCGCTCGTCGGCCGACGCGTCGGCGAACAGGCCCAGCGGGACCCGCCCCCCGGCCATCTCCCGGTGGCCGCCGGCGCTGCCGACGTCGTCGAAGGCCTCCGCCAGCACCTCGCCGACGTGGATCCGCGAGTCGGTGGTCCGGCCGCTCAGTTCGAGGCAGTTCTCGACGATGCCGAAGATGACGGCCGTCTGGACCCCCTCCAGCTCGACGAGGTAGTCGGCGGCCTGCGGGAGCGCGTCGCGCTCGCCGGTTCGCCCCACGTGCGAGATGAGGACCGAGCCCCGGACCTCGCGGTTGTCGATGGCCGTCCCGAGCGCGTCGGCCGTCGCACCCGTGACCGGCGGGCTGGCGAGCCGCCGGAGCGTCTCGCTGTCGGCGTGCGGGTGGAGGACGGCGGCGGCCTCGTGCTCGGCGGCGGTCACGCCCCGGAGGAAGCCCAGCGTCTCCCGGCGGACGGCGAACAGGAGCGCGGTCGCGAGCCGGCCGTCGAGGCCCAGCCCCAGCGCCCGGACGTACTCCGTGAGGATGGTCGCCGTCGCGCCCGCGGACTCGCGGTGGTCGACGAACCGCGCCTCGACCGACTCGGCGGGGTGGTGGTCGATGACCACGTCGACCTCGGTGTCGGTCGGGACGGCGTTGTTCTCGCCCGGGACCGAGTGGTCGACGAACGCGACCAGCCGGTCGTCGAGCAACGCCGGCTCGAACGCCCGGAGCTCGACCTCGAGGAGGTTGACGAACGCGCGGTTCTGCTGGTGGGAGATGGAACCGCCGTAGCAGAGGACGACGTCGCCGACGCCGGCGTCCGTGGCGATCTCCGAGAGGGCGAGCGCGCTCGCCAGGCAGTCCGGGTCCGGGTTGTCGTGGCAGACGACGGTCAGCTCCTCGGCCTCGCCGAGGAGGTCGTGGAGCTCCCGCGCGCGGTCGCTGGTCGGGTCCGCCGGTGCCACCGCCGGCGGTGGGTCCGTCGCCGCGTCGCCGTCGGTGGGCGGCTCCACCTCGCCGTTCCCGTCGTCCCCGTCGTGCTGTTGCATACCTCGCCTTCGGCGTCTGGACACATGGGTGTGTGGGGGCGTCCCGACACGCGAGAGCGGACCGCTGTGGCTCTCGACCCGGGGAACGGGGCGTCGGTGCCGTTCAGCCCAGCTGGTCGCCGACGATACGGTCCGCCTCCTCGATGAACGCGCGCTCCTCGCCCGCGGGGATGGTGGCGCCCGCCGCCACGTCGTGGCCGCCGCCACCGCCGCCGACGGCGGCCGAGGCCTCGCCCATCACGACCGAGAGGTCGAGGCCCTGCCCCACGAGGGCCGGGGTCCCGCGCGAGGAGACCTTCGTCTCCTCGTCGCTCTTCCGGGCGAACGCGATGATGGGCGTGTTCCGGTCGACGCCGCTGGTGCCGACCGCCATCCCCGCGATGATGCCGACGATGGTCTCGCGGATCTCGTCGCCGGCGTCGAACCACTGGAGGTTGTCCTCGCGGGTGACGCCGGTCCGCTTGACCCAGTTCAGCCCCTCGGAGAGGTTCCGCCGGTGGTCCCGGAGGAGCGTGCGCGCCCGCGCCAGTCCCGCGTCGCGGTCCCCTCGGCAGACCGCCAGTCCCACGTCGGCGCGCTCGTAGCGGGCCGTCGCGTTCAGCAGCGTCGAGAACTCGCTCGCGTCGCGCAGCTCCGTCCCGACTGGCTCGTCCAGCAGCGTGTAGGTGGTCCCGACGAGGTTCTCGGCCTTGTGGGCGGGGACGCCCGAGCGGATGGCCCGCTCGATGAGCCCCGACGTGATCGCCTGCTGCTCCTCCCGCGGGAGGTCGACCCAGGTCCGCCAG from Haloglomus litoreum includes the following:
- a CDS encoding DHH family phosphoesterase; its protein translation is MQQHDGDDGNGEVEPPTDGDAATDPPPAVAPADPTSDRARELHDLLGEAEELTVVCHDNPDPDCLASALALSEIATDAGVGDVVLCYGGSISHQQNRAFVNLLEVELRAFEPALLDDRLVAFVDHSVPGENNAVPTDTEVDVVIDHHPAESVEARFVDHRESAGATATILTEYVRALGLGLDGRLATALLFAVRRETLGFLRGVTAAEHEAAAVLHPHADSETLRRLASPPVTGATADALGTAIDNREVRGSVLISHVGRTGERDALPQAADYLVELEGVQTAVIFGIVENCLELSGRTTDSRIHVGEVLAEAFDDVGSAGGHREMAGGRVPLGLFADASADERLVGFVEGIVTDRLVEAMNLPEDETEEE